attttatttaaatataaaattcaatagttttaattattttgtttatatttaattttaaaaatcgttttttttatttaatttaaaaataagatataattattttaaaaaactggGTAGTGTCTGACTTTGAAGTTATTTAGACTAAGCTCCCAACCACGGCAACCGACGAACCATTCATGAGTCTCTAAATAAAGAACAGAAAAACTTGCATAAAAACaagagtgaagaagaagaagagtgaaaTGATAAAGAGTTGGAGAATATTTAGAGAGATGTTGGAGAAATTTTAGATAGAGAATGAATTGTGGAAATGAGAGTTGTGAAgtgaatgaaaaaatatatatatatggggaagGCAACGTCGAAAGCTGTGTCTTGGAGCTTATTGGCGGTCAAAGCCGCCACAAAGCCCAAGGACGACAGCAAcggctatttttttttaaattcccAACACATTTGCGGCGGCCAAGGCCGACAGTAACTGCTGGGCAGTTTCCAAAGCGcgaacaacttttttttttgaattctGGCCAAGTTTCTGGCGGCCTGGACCGTCACTAACTGAAAAGCCAGTTATAGACGGCCAGTACTGCCAGTAATCGTTTCGTTCCTTCAGTTTACTGGCGGCCTGGACCGCCACTACCAGAAAAGCAACTTTTTGGCGGCCAGGACCGCCTGTAAGTTTAACGATAatcatttaaataataattttttagtttgtGGCGGTTTTTTTATACTTATTGAGGGCTTAGGCCGCCAGAAACGTATAGAGGGCCTAAACCGCCAGTAATTTTCGTCGGTAAATGcctattttcttgtagtgtcttTGCGTTTTTCTTTTTGCgtgatttctttcttctatttgataatttattttgttttttattgtttaaatttaatatatttttaaatctaatatattgattttttttataagtatatattaagttttctatttctatttttcaatttttatttttattggatGGTGGAGGTGAGGCAGGGGGAGGGTGGTTCAGAGAGTATGTTTCGAGAAAGGTGGGGGATGGGTCCGATACTTTCTTTTGGACTGATCCTTGGGTGGATGAGACCTCTTTACGGGAGCGGTTTGTGAGGCTGTTTGATCTGGCAGAAAACAAATCGGCCacggtggctgagatgtttatGCATGGATGGGGGGTTGGAGGGGAGGCGTGGGTGTGGAGGCgtcagttgagggcgtgggaggaggagatgctgGGGGAATGTCAGGCTTTACTTTTTACCCTCTCTTTGCAGGATCATGTTTccgataggtggcagtggcaggCTGACCTGGATGATGGTTATACTATTCGTGGAACATATCAGATTTTGACGACGCAGGATGCAGTTACTTTGGATGTTGCGTCAGGTCTTATTTGGCGACTCTTGcgggacaggttacctaccaaagcaaacctgATTACTCGAGGGATCTTATCTGAGGCGGCCCATCATTGTGTTTCTGGCTGCGGAGGGGTTGAGTCGGCCCAACACTTATTCCTTTCTTGCAGCACTTTTGGTGCCCTTTGGTCTCTTGTCAGCTCCTGGAATGGCTCTTCTCTGGTGACTGCTCAGACTCTTTCCGGTCACTTTATTCAGTTTACAGGTTCAGCAGGGGGTCTTCGAGCACGACGTTCTTTCATGCAGCTTATATGACTTGCTGTTGTGTGAGTTGTATGGACCGAAAGAAACCATAGATTGTTAAGAGGCTCAACAAACTCAgtgcatcatatgttggacaagatcaagactttttcctacaggtggttgaaagcgacgagtagtactttagctttgaactgccatagttggtggtctagtcctatgttTTGTCTGGgccttgtatagtttcttttggttcttgtATTTTTTGACTCTAGTGTAACTTTATCTGGTCGTtcttggcacgtcttgtgctaagaagactttttgtttatatatatatatatatatatatatatatatgggggctgctaatttagacccagttgggtctaaattagcaaggtgcaccttttgagttggacaaaaataccctttctttttataaaaaaaaaaaaaaaacatattggcgctgatccagtgtcgcgcgcctaccgcaggaccaccgttacagaccgttgatttccatcagacggccaagagatgatctcatcatggctgtcggatcaatcagacagtctagATCATCCagctccatgataagccagcgcgtgcaccacactagatctgcgcctggagagagaaaattttattttaaaaaaagcaggacacgtgtcaactgctgggtggttggcgtgttttttttttcatttaatactttaaactcaattatttcgttgtaaattaattttttatttttttatttttataccaaaattcataatttttttttgtctacaaatagagacttggttcgtttgatttggacacaaaaaaaaaactcaatttttcactacctttaattatctttatataatactgtgaaaccatttagctggtagaatggtttcacagtataactctctgaaaccattttactggtagaatggtttcagtgagtaatttcttaattgtttgcttctgaaaccatttagctggtacaatggttttagagcgttgtactttgaaaccatttcactaaTAGAATGGTTTTAGGGGAGttgattcttaattgtttgcttctgaaaccattttactgctagaatggtttcacagtataactctctgaaaccattcttccagctaaatggtttcatagtaatatataaacataatttttcacttcCTTAATCTCGTTATTTATATGttctattgcattttaaattatgtgtATCGTACTAagtacgttacttgtgtgttgtaatttaacacgcaccactcaatcaactcactgaaaccattataccagcaaaatggtttcagaatataactctctgaaaccattctaccggctaaatggtttcataagcaaataactaagaatcaactcaatgaaaccattctaccagtaaaatggtttcaaagtacaactctctgaaaccatagtaccagctaaatggtttcagaagcaaacaatagtttttaattaccgttttatctcatttaattaacgaaaaatagtttcaggtctccaaaaaattcataaaatataccaaaagttccagaatattatctaatattttattagaaacaaataaaaaaacaattggtttcagagtacaaatctatgaaattattattattatttgttaaatggttttaaataatcagcggaatttgtgaaaataatttcatgacatgaactagggagagtgaggtacacaagagggttctaaataattcatagtactttacataaaattttggaaattttttatggaattataatatttttaattacctttttaatcatttaattaactaaaaatagtttcaggtctccaaaaatttcatacaatataccaaaatttccagaatattatctactattttattatgaaaaaataaaaaacaaatagagcctccctgaggccgcacgcgcccccacgcacctccggtgagagtgggcgtgggcgacgcgcaatGTTCATCGTCCcccccacccgttttatgcagaaacaggtcgcgcgacccggtttttgacccggttcgatctccctcaatactcaacgaaactcgacgttccttatatggattttgatcgtttttcaattttacaaaggtttccggtattagtttttgaaatcggcgttcgattcgcacgtaaaatgaggtcgaaatttggaagaaattttaaaaatgtaatagttgttgttgttgcatggggggcgcgctattttggggggcgcgctattttatgatgcaaattacatacatgccccagttgctctattgtttcaaaaaaaaaaaaaataggtatttttgtccaactcaaaaggtgcaccttgctaacttagacctaactagggtctaagttagaaaacccctatatatatatatttcattttggcttgttcaaaaaaaaaattattttttaaaaaatctgagATGTTATTTTCCGTTTTtcttactttaaataaatatgacATGTTAATTCCACGTCCTTAAAAATTCTAGTCAGCATCTGCCAAATCAACAATTACCCGACATGTCAGCCAAAAATTCACCTCAAGGgcctttttaaaaattttggtattttgcaagacctaaaatcaaacttttattttgtaaggataaaatcaaaataagccGTAATTACaggttttcatatttaagccgTATACTTATTAGTATTTCttagtttcttattttttttttctcttaatcaaaaaactaattttttatttattatactaGGTCTGATAATATGTTACCGTACACAGccacaaaaagaaagaattcgCGTGGGACCTTTGCGGGGAATAATTTCACGAGACAGGATACTATGTTTGTTTATGGGCCCTATTTTAAAAGATGAATTTtgacttgaaaaaaaaaaggaattagCTTTGCGATTTTGGGACCCTTTGATTGCTTATCTTTCTTAATCTTTGAAAAATCAAGCAATTTAGGTGTGAAAAATTCTTCCTCACGCTTTAATTTACTAATTCCCTTTTTGTCAAGTAATAAGGATTTTCGTTTAGGTTGGCTTTGAAGTCAATGATGTTTATCAAACTTTTGCAAACATCATAAGGATGCCCTAactttttaatataagaaatgAAGTTTACTCCTTAAAGATAAAGAGAATAATGAAGACAATAAAGCTACCAACTGAAAGGTGACCTTAAAAGTGTGACACATTTGATTATAATGCTTCAATAAATCAAATTAGCCAAGGGTTAAAATCATTGAAAAGATCATTGCTTGTTATAAATATTAATGGCGGGTATAAGATTCAATTGTAAACCTATAATAATTAGCTTTTCATCTTGACTCaacatgatatatatatatatatatatatatatatatatatatatatatatatatatatatatatatatatatatatatatatatatatatatatatatatatatatatgggggctgctaacttagacccagttgggtctaagttagcaaggtgcaccttttcagttggaccaaaatacccattctttttaattaattaaccaaattaccatcaatggacgcggatccagtgtcgcgcgcgtaccgcaggaccatggttacaggccgttgatttccatcagacagccaagcactgatctcatcaagactgtctgatcaatcagacagcccagatcatccgaatccatcagattccagcgcgtgcaccacactggattacaccctggagagagaagaatctactttttaaaagcaggacacgtgtcgctgtctgattggttgggcgtgattttttttccatttaatactttgaactcaattatttcgttgtaaattaattttttattttttattttttatttttataccaaaattcataatttttttttctctacaaatagagacttggttcgtttgatttggacacagaaaaaaaaaaccaaatttttcactaccttaatctcatttttcactaccttacatcaactcactgaaaccattctaccaggaaaatggtttcagagtacaaatctctgaaaccattctaccagcaaaatggtttcagaagcaaacacaattaataaattactcactgaaaccattctaccagtaaaatagtttcagagtacaactatgtgcaaccattctacaagctaaatggtttcagtagcaaataactaataatcaacttactgaaaccattctaccagcaaaatggtttcagattacaactctctgaaaccattgtaccagataaatggtttcagaagcaaacacaattaataaattactcattgaaaccattctaccagtaaaatggtttcagaatacaactatgtgcaaccattctaccagtaaaatggtttcagaagcaaacattagtttttaattaccgttttatctcatttaattaactaaaaatagtttcaaagctccaaaaatttcataaaatataccaaaagttccagaatattatctactattttcctggtataatggtttcagtgagttggttgagtggtgcgtgttaaattacaacacacaagtaacgtatttagtagacaaaaaatgagattaaggtagtgaaaaattgcatttttttttcggtgtctaaatcaaacgaaccaagtctctatttgtagaaaaaaaaattatgaattttggtataaaaataaaaaaataaaaaaataatttacaacgaaataattgagttcaaagtattaaatgaacaaaaatcacgtccagccaaccattgtgtgacacgtgtcctacttttaaaaagcaaatttttctctctccagggtgtaatccagtgtggcgcatgcgctggaatctgatggatcaggatgatctgggctgtctgattgatcagacagtcttgatgtgatcagatcttggctgtctgatggaaatcaacggtctgtaaccatggtccttcggtacgcgcgcgacactggatccgcgtctattaatgggtattttggttaattaattaaaaagaatgggtattttggtccaattgaaaaggtgcaccttgctaacttagacctaactagggtctaagttagaaaacccctatattaGGTctaattgaaaaggtgcaccttgctaacttagacctaactaggggttttctaacttagaccctagttaggtctaagttagcaaggtgcaccttttcaattggaccaaaatacccattctttttaattaattaaccaaaatacccattaatagacgtggatccagtgtcgcgcgcgtaccgaaggaccatggttacagaccgttgatttccatcagacagccaagatctgatcacatcaagactgtctgatcaatccgacagcccagatcatcctgatccatcagatttcagcgcgtgcgccacactggattacaccctggagagagaaaaatttgctttttaaaagtaggacacgtgtcacacaatggttggctggacgtgatttttgttcatttaatactttgaactcaattatttcgttgtaaattatttttttattttttttttataccaaaattcataattttttttttctacaaatagagacttggttcgtttgatttggacaccgaaaaaaaaatacaatttttcactaccttaatctcattttttgtttactaaatacgttacttgtgtgttgtaatttaacacgcaccactcaaccaactcactgaaaccattataccaggaaaatagtagataatattctggaacttttggtatattttatgaaatttttggagaccttaaactatttttagttaattaaatgagataaaacggtaattaaaaactaatgtttgcttctgaaaccattttactggtagaatggttgcacatagttgtattctgaaaccattttactggtggaatggtttcaatgagtaatatattaattgtgtttgcttctgaaaccatttatctggtacaatggtttcagagagttgtaatctgaaaccattttgctgatagaatggtttcagtaagttgattattagttatttgcttctgaaactatttagcttgtagaatggttgcacatagttgtactctgaaactattttactggtagaatggtttcagtgagtaatttattaattgtgtttgcttctgaaaccatttagctggtagaatggtttcagagatttgtactctgaaaccattttcctggtagaatggtttcagtgagttgatgtaaggtagtgaaaaatgagattaaggtagtgaaaaattgggtttttttttctgtgtccaaatcaaacgaaccaagtctctatttgtagagaaaaaaaaattatgaattttggtataaaataaaaaattaatttacaacgaaataattgagttcaaagtattaaatggaaaaaaatcacgcccagccaatcagacagcgacacgtgtcctgcttttaaaaagtagattcttctctctccagggtgtaatccagtgtggtgcacgcgctggaatctgatggattcggatgatctgtgctgtctgattgatcaaacagtcttgatgagatcagatcttggctgtctgatggaaatcaacggtctgtaaccatggtcctgcggtacgcgcgcgacactggatccgcgtccattgatggtaatttggttaattaattaaaaagaatgggtattttggtccaactgaaaaaggtgcactttgctaacttagacccaactgggtctaagttagcagcccccatatatataaactaaaatcgTTTTCTAATGGGGATTAAAGTTGTTTTAACTTTACTTTATTTACTATGAAAATTATGCATAAGATCATCCACTAATGACATTGGCCTGTAGAAGTAGAAACTCAAATCATCCTTGTTCTCTTTATTGAGAGGGATGCttgaaaaaataagtaaaaataaataagggtGTTTGAGGTAAAAAATCATCTAATTTAAAGATAAAGTTACGGAATAACAATgataaattatatttgaaacattgatgaaacaatataaataaattcaacTGAACAAATAAGtagtatttaaaaaatttaaaatcaacaataaaaat
This portion of the Trifolium pratense cultivar HEN17-A07 linkage group LG3, ARS_RC_1.1, whole genome shotgun sequence genome encodes:
- the LOC123914588 gene encoding uncharacterized protein LOC123914588, coding for MFMHGWGVGGEAWVWRRQLRAWEEEMLGECQALLFTLSLQDHVSDRWQWQADLDDGYTIRGTYQILTTQDAVTLDVASGLIWRLLRDRLPTKANLITRGILSEAAHHCVSGCGGVESAQHLFLSCSTFGALWSLVSSWNGSSLVTAQTLSGHFIQFTGSAGGLRARRSFMQLI